From Oryza sativa Japonica Group chromosome 4, ASM3414082v1, one genomic window encodes:
- the LOC9271346 gene encoding pollen allergen Lol p 2-A yields MASMSSFRLAVAVAALLVIGSHATELTFKVAEGSSATSLELVTNVAISEVEVKEKGGKDWVGLKESGSNTWTLKSDAPLKGPFSVRFLVKNGGYRVVDDVIPESFTAGSEYKSGIQL; encoded by the coding sequence atgGCCTCCATGTCCTCCTTCCGACTTGCCGTGGCGGTGGCTGCACTATTGGTCATTGGCTCACATGCCACAGAGCTCACCTTCAAGGTTGCTGAGGGCTCTAGCGCCACTAGTCTAGAGCTCGTCACCAACGTCGCCATCTCTGAGGTGGAGGTCAAGGAGAAAGGCGGCAAGGACTGGGTGGGGCTCAAGGAGTCGGGCTCTAACACCTGGACACTCAAAAGTGATGCACCACTCAAGGGCCCCTTCTCCGTTCGCTTCCTTGTCAAGAACGGTGGCTACCGTGTCGTCGATGATGTCATCCCTGAAAGCTTTACTGCCGGCTCTGAATATAAGAGTGGCATCCAACTCTAA
- the LOC4335493 gene encoding pollen allergen Phl p 2, producing MASLSSFRLAVAVAALLVVGSCATELTFKVAEGSSASSLELVTNVAISEVEIKEKGGKDWVALKESSSNTWTIKSEAPLKGPFSVRFLVKNGGYRVVDDVIPESFTAGSEYKSGIQL from the coding sequence ATGGCCTCGTTGTCCTCTTTCCGGCTTGCCGTGGCGGTGGCAGCACTGTTGGTTGTTGGCTCATGTGCCACTGAGCTCACCTTCAAGGTCGCTGAGGGCTCTAGCGCCAGTAGTCTAGAGCTTGTCACCAACGTCGCCATCTCTGAGGTGGAGATCAAGGAGAAGGGTGGCAAGGACTGGGTGGCGCTCAAGGAGTCATCATCTAACACCTGGACGATCAAAAGTGAGGCGCCGCTCAAGGGCCCCTTCTCTGTCCGCTTCCTTGTCAAGAATGGCGGCTACCGCGTCGTCGATGATGTCATCCCCGAAAGCTTCACTGCTGGCTCTGAATATAAGAGTGGCATCCAACTCTAA